In Candidatus Latescibacterota bacterium, a single window of DNA contains:
- a CDS encoding TraB/GumN family protein: MKKSMSLSLVVLMVFSLSIGAYSTASAEGFVWKVRKDKSVVYLGGTIHMLRGSDYPLPTEYDKAYEDSEILVFETDMDELQSPDTQVRIMSEAMLPDGQGLDDLLSESTYEALSAYCDGAGMPLAMLNQLKPSIVMISLLSLELQKQGIGQEGVDIHYHGRAVADGRELGGLESVDDQIGYLISMGEGYEDEFILHSIEDMKEAGEQVEELIETWRKGDAEAMAELMLDDVKEKYPDIYRDLFKGRNDKWLPEIEKLFITPEKEFVLVGSAHLVGDDGIIKALRDRGYKVEKVR; the protein is encoded by the coding sequence ATGAAAAAGTCTATGTCATTGTCATTAGTTGTCCTGATGGTATTTAGCCTGTCCATCGGGGCATATTCCACGGCATCTGCCGAAGGATTTGTCTGGAAGGTCCGGAAGGACAAGTCAGTCGTCTATCTCGGTGGCACGATACATATGCTAAGGGGGTCCGACTATCCGCTGCCGACAGAGTACGACAAGGCATATGAAGATTCCGAGATTCTGGTCTTCGAGACCGACATGGACGAGCTTCAGAGTCCGGATACCCAGGTGAGGATCATGTCTGAAGCGATGCTTCCGGATGGACAGGGGCTGGATGATCTGCTATCAGAGTCGACCTACGAGGCGTTGAGTGCCTATTGCGACGGTGCGGGAATGCCTCTGGCCATGTTGAACCAGCTCAAACCGTCGATCGTGATGATATCTCTCCTGTCCCTGGAACTTCAAAAACAGGGGATAGGCCAGGAGGGTGTGGATATCCACTATCACGGAAGAGCAGTGGCGGACGGCCGGGAACTTGGCGGCCTCGAATCGGTCGATGACCAGATAGGGTATCTCATCTCGATGGGCGAGGGGTATGAGGACGAGTTTATCCTGCATTCGATCGAGGACATGAAAGAGGCCGGTGAGCAGGTGGAAGAATTGATCGAAACCTGGCGAAAAGGTGATGCTGAGGCGATGGCCGAGTTGATGCTGGACGATGTTAAGGAAAAATATCCTGACATCTACAGGGATCTCTTCAAGGGCAGAAATGACAAGTGGCTTCCCGAGATAGAAAAGCTGTTCATTACGCCTGAAAAGGAATTCGTTCTGGTCGGGTCGGCGCATCTCGTTGGCGACGATGGCATCATCAAAGCGCTGAGGGACAGAGGGTATAAGGTCGAAAAAGTAAGGTAG